The Rahnella aquatilis CIP 78.65 = ATCC 33071 genomic sequence TTTGGCCGACGATGTCGTGGCGGCGCTGGATCATCTGCACATTAACGAATTCTATGTTGCCGGGGTTTCCATCGGCGGAACGATAGCGCAATGGATTGGATACAAGATACCCAAACGCGTACAGGGAATGATCATTGTTGATACGGCGCTGGTGAATGCCGCGCCACCTTCGCTCTGGCGGGCACGGGCTGAAGATGTATTTCACCACGGCGTTGAACATCTCGAAATGGGGATTTTAAGCAAATGGGTGACGCCGAAATTTATCGACACGCCCGATGCGGATGGTTTGAAGCAGATGCTGCGGCGGACAACGGTTGAAGCTTTCGCGGGTTGCTCGTATGCCATCGCCGATACCGATCTGACCGATATGGATATTCCGGGGGTAAGGGCTGTTGTGGTGAGAGGGAGTGAGGATCAGCTTACGCCTCAGGACTACGCACAACGTCTGGCTGAAAAGCGCAATGCCCAATTGCATATCATTCCGGGTGCGGCGCATTTACCTAATTTTGAGAAACCCGACGCGCTCACTGATGAAATCATCTCGTTCATTGAGAAGAAGGATTCGCATTAACAACCAGAGCGGAAAGTCAGCATCTGTAAGGGCGCCTGAGCGCTGTTAACGGGCAAATTTTGCATGGCAGACGATAAAAAGTCTGGTGCACCTACGGAGTCATTCCTATGAATCGTCGGTTATTTATTGGCGGAAGTCTGGGCTTATGCGCAGGTGCTGTAATGCTTCCTGCTGCGTTAAAAGGGGTAAGGGATCAGGGAAATGTTATTGAGATGCAACTGGCGAGTGGAACAGTGAGCATTCGCTTATTTCCCGATTTGGCTCCGGTGCATGTTGAACGCATAAAAGCGCTGGTGCAGGCCAGGTTTTATGATGGTATGCCGTTTAACCGGGTCATAAAAGGCTTTATGGCGCAAACCGGTGACCCGGTAAAAGAGACGGGTCTGGATTATATGCGGTTACCGACGCTGACCGCAGAATTTAACAGCCTGCCTTTTGAGCGAGGTACCCTCGGCATGGCCAGATCACGACATCCGCACAGTGCCAGCCATCAGTTTTTCATCACCTCCGCCAGGGCCGGTTTTTTAGATCACAATTACACGGCTTTCGGGAAGGTAACCCATGGCATGGAGTTAATTGACCAGCTCCGCGCCGGGTCTTCCGAAATAGGTACGGTGCTTAATCCGGATGTCATAAAAAGCATGCGATTAGCCACTATCCGGTCCGTTTAAAACCACCCAACGGCAGAAATATCAATTCAAAGGAGTGGATGTAAGATGCCCAGCATGACTGTCTATACCTCTGCAAGCCATCGGTTAGATGCAGATTCTTTTGCGGAATTTTCAACGTCTTTAACGCATCTCGCCATGGAGATCCTGAAGGCGAAAGAAAATAATATTCACATCAGTTACCTCACCGCAGAGATAGGTTTTGGCACGCCGGTTTACTTCGAAGCAAAACTCAGGCAGGAAGTGTTCCGGAGCCTGCCCGTGTTGGATGAATTCATGCATCAGGTTGATTTATTAATTAAGGAGAAGACAGGAGTAATAGCGAGGATTCGCTGTTTCTCTTTTGAAGCGAGTCATATTTATGCAAAGAACTAAGGAACGGATTATGAATACCAATTTTCCAGCAAGAGATCTCGGCGATATAACGGTGACAGCCGTCAGTGATGGCTATCTGCAAGTTGACTTCGGGATGCTTTCAAATGTGGATGAAGAAGAGTGCAGGGAAATTCAGCGCAGTGCGCAAGTCAGTGAACTCAATGCCGTTCACATTAACACCTTCTTAGTCCGTCAGAAGGGCAAAAATATCCTTATTGACAGTGGGGCGGGAGGGGTTAAGGGATGGGGGGGCAGACTGGTTGCCAATCTGGACCTGCTGGGGATACATCCTGACAATATTGACGCTGTATTGCTCACACATGCGCATCCCGATCATATTGGTGGGTTATTAAACGCAGAGGGTGAGGCTGTATTTGCTAATGCCGAACTGGTCATCAGCAGCGATGAATTTAATTATCTTGAAAACGACGAGAATTTCGCTGCTGTCAGTGACCGCGTAAAAGGTAGTTTCCTTTTGGCGCGAAGTATATTTAAAAAGTATCAGAAAAATCTTCGTCTCATCGATAAAGGCGAGGTATTTCCGGGTGTTTTTGCGATCCCGCTGAAAGGTCACACACCGGGTCATACGGGGTACCGGGTTGAGGGCAGCAGAGACAGCCTGTTGATTTGGGGGGATATTGTTCATTTCCCGCATATTCAACTGCTAAAACCAGATGTTGCCATTGCCTTTGATTATGATCCGCAGATGGCCGCAGAGACACGTTGCCGCATGCTGGAAATGGTGAGCTCAGACAGAGTGCTTGTCGGCGGTATGCATTTTGGCGAGCAAGGATTCGGTTATATTGAAAAACGTCAATCCGGATACGGGATTGTCGATTTCCACTAGTTAAAAAGTATCATCAGAACATTCTGCTCTGAAAATAATGTATTTCCTGACCGGCAATGCAACGGGTAAACACTGGCAATTTGTCAGGCTCTGCTTAAGTTGCTTTGCCGTTATTAATTTTTTACTGTGTAACACTGTCGCTATGCTACTGAATAAATTCTCAGGTTTAAAATACTATCCTCAGGGGGAGCAAAATGAATCCTGCAATAAACAGAGAAATAAGTATTGATGCTATTCGCGCCGGCGTAAATGAACCGGATATCAGTCAGTCAATAATGACGGAGAAATTACCTTCACAGCCCAAACTTCCATCACTTACCGGAAGCCGATTCTGGGCCGCCTTATTAGTCTTTTTATTTCATTCATCATTACCCAGCGATCTTGCTCCCTTTTCTGACCCTGCCATACAGCACATTTACACTGTTATCGTGGGTAAAGCGGGTTGGCTCGGCGTTTCCTATTTCTTCATACTCAGCGGATTCATTATGGTGTGGTCTTCGAGAGATAACGACACCGTGGGAGATTTTTACCTGCGACGTTTTGCCAAGATTTATCCCACGCACTGCCTGACCTGGGCTATGGCGTTCGTTATTGGTGCCATGAGCCTATATCAATATAAACTCTGGTCATCAAACCTTTTGTTACTGAATACCTGGGTTGATGATGTTCATTATTTTTTTGTGGGTAACAGGCCCAGCTGGTCTCTTTGTATAGAAGCGATGTTTTATCTTTCTTTCCCTTTTCTTTTCAGAATAATGAAGACGATACCTAAAAAATTCGATTTACCCGGTTTAGCGTTGGTCACGGCGGCATCCTTGTTGGTTCAAATATACATTTATATTTGGGTTGAGCCGAACAAGATGATGGGGGCGTTTCCAATTTCGCAGCAACACTTTTGGATTTCGTACATTTTTCCTCCGTCACGCATATTTGAGTTTCTTGCCGGTATGTTTGCCGCCCGGCTGTTGATGAACGGTCGAATGCTCGTGTTGACGAAAACGGCTTCGTTTGCCCTGCTTGCAGCCGCTTATATCGGGTCCATGTATATCCCCTACCAGTTCAGTATGAGCGTGGTTTTCATCATCCCCGTTTGTTTGTTAATCACTTCGATTGCGGGTGATGATTTAAAAAACCGCAATACACTGTTAAACACTAAAACGTCGGTGTGGTTAGGAGAGATATCCTATTCATTCTATATGGTTCATTTCTTAGTACTCTTTTATTTTTTGAATCTCACGGCAGGAAGAAAGTTTAGCTTGCCGGAAGGGATTGCGCTTATTGCCGTTGCGTTAGTTTTATCTGTTTCATGTGCCTCTTTTTTATATAAATACTTTGAAGTGCCCATGATGAAGTTAATTCTGGAGAAATGCCGAATGAAAGCATTAGTCGTTCTGCGTAAATCTGCATAATGTAAAAGGGCGTATTCATCCTGTCGTCGTCAGAACAGGATGAGGCGGGAGAGTCTGCTGATTGGGTGGGAGGGCATACGTCAGACATATGCTCTCCCATCGGTATTTGATGAGTGACTTTCACTAAAAAGAGGGGTGAATAAACGTTTTTCTACGAATGCTTTAATAACCGATATTGTGCAACCGGGGATCCTGAAAAAGGGAGGTCATTATGCCTTTGAATTTAGTGCTATCCAAATAAGGTGAATCAGTACGATAAACAAGCTCTATCTTGAAGTCATTGAACTGACCGCTGAGTTCATGAATTTTTATCTTATTTTGTACTTCGCTGCTGATCGAACAACGTAAAACTAACGATACGCCTTTGCCGGCAGCAATGCTGGAGAACAGTACGGGATAGGAGCCGCATTCTACCACCCGCTTTGGTGTGATATGTCCTTCATTAAAAAGAACATTATAGTTACGGGTTGTGGTTGCACATTTTTTGCTGCTGAGCAAAAAAACTTCGCCATCAAGGCTGGAGATGTCTTGAATGGTCGGGTAATTTTTCTCTGTAATAATCACCAGTTCGCTGGAGAGTAATATGGAGCGTGCGTGTTGAGTATTGGAAAAACCCGCGCCGATTATTACCGCATCAAATTCATTTTGGTCAAAGGCATTGAGCAAGCTTAGGGTATTTCCAACCGAAATATCTATGTTCCAGCCCAGATCATGACCTAAATCGATCAGCGAGCTGACAATATAGGGGGGTAAACATTCGATTATGCCAATACGGATATTCAGCTGGCTGCTTTTTGAGTGGTAAATGTTGTTTTTACAATCATCCGCGAGGTTCAATATTTTAAGCGCATAGTCATAAAGTATCTGGCCCTGCGCAGTCAGCGTGCACCCGTCGGTTTTACGATCTAAAAGGGTGACATCCAGATTATCCTCCAGGCTCCTGATTCGGTGGGAAATACTCGACTGCACACGATTTAGACGCTCGGCTGCCTGGGTTATGTTCCCTGTCTCCACGACTGTCACGAATGCAAGAAGTTCACTTAGTTTCATTTGAGACCTCATGCTAAAAATTAGTTCACCGTCACAACAATTATTTATATTCTGTATTAATGAGTTTGTCACTCTATTTCAGACCTTCGCTCCGGGACACGGAGACAGGCACCGTATGGCCACATCAGGAGGCGCGTCAGTATTATTACCCTTCTGACAGACATTAATTCTGAATTGTGAATTTCAACAACAGACTGTGCTTATTTTCCTGTCTGTCTCTCATGCTCATTTCCGCCAACTGCCGGTCAACCTCAACAGGCATTTTATCAGGGCATCAATACTTTCGATGAGTGCCTCGATTTTATTCGCTGGTCTTTTATTGCCCTGCCCATTACGATTTTATGAGTGACGAAGAGTATTTCCATATAAATCAATTGGTTGTCTATTTCTATTTTCTGAATATATATATTACCGGTTCTCAATTACTTGTATTTCAAAAAATTACTTTTTGTTAATGGGGTGAAATATGGCGCAAGCAGGATTTGATGAGGTAATGGTTGATCTGGTTGACTACGCCTATGAGCAGACAACCTTTGATAATGAAACGTTACGTCTGGCGCGTTTCTGCCTGCTGGACTCGATAGGTTGCGCGATTGCCGCTTCTGCCGACCATGACTGCCAAAGGCTGATGGGCAGCGCTCAGTTCAGCAAGAGCCAGGAGGGTGTCCCGGTTGTCGGTACCGGACTCAGACTGGGACCGATCGAGGCAGCCTTTCATTTAGGTTCGATGATCCGCTGGCTGGAGTTCAATGACACATGGCTTGCGCAAGAGTGGGGGCATCCGTCCGATAATCTGGGGGCTATTCTGGCCGCCGCAGCCTGGCACAGTCTGGCTGACGGTAATCAGCCGCCCGCTACGATGACAGCCGTCCTGAATACGATGATCCGTGCCTACGAGATCCACGGCGTGCTGTGTCTGTCGAACTGTTTTAATGCACTGGGTATCGACCATGTGGTGTTGGTGAAAGTGGCTTCTGCGATTGCCTCAGCCCAACTGCTCGGCTTGTCAAAAGACCAGGCACTGAGCGCACTGTCCAACGCTATTATCGACGGCCACTCTCTCAGAACCTACCGGCATGCGCCAAATGCAGGTACCCGTAAGTCATGGGCCGCCGGGGATGCCACGGCGCGCGGCCTGCAGTTGGCGCTGTTCGCGCAAACCGGCGAAATGGGTTATCCCACGGCGCTGACGGTCAGCCGGTGGGGATTCGATGACGCTGTTTTGAGAGGCAAACCCTTCAATTTGTCGCGCAACCTGTCAGATTTTGTCATTAAGAATATTTTGTTCAAAGTCCCCAATCCTGCTGAATACCACGCCCAGACTGCTGTAGAAGCGGCCATTAACCTTCGGGAGCGGATACTGGCAGCCGGGTTCACACCTGAGAGTATCGAGTATGTGCGGGTGGAAACAACCCGACCGGCGATGCAGATTATTGATAAATCAGGGCCGCTGAATAACGCCGCAGACCGCGATCACTGTCTCCAGTACATGGTTGCCGTGGGGCTTCAGACCGGAAATCTGACAATTAAGGATTTCCACGAACCGCTCGCCAGCGACCCTCAGCTGGATGCATTGCGATTGAAAATTACCTGCACTGAACGCCCTTCCTTTACAGAGAGCTACTACGACCCCGATAAGCGCGCCATTCCTAATGCACTCTTTCTGAAATGTCATGGAATGACTGAAGAGCTCTCCGAAACTATTGAATATCCGCTGGGTCATGTTCGTCGCCGTGAAGAATGTTTCGGGGCGCTGCTGACGAAATTCCATCTGAATCTGTCGGACAGCCCGCTGCGTGACCGCTCCTCTATTCTGGCGGAAACCCTGATTTCAGAATCGAAGCTTGATGCTATGTCCGTCACTGACCTCCTGAAAATGTTCGCCTGGGACTAGGTCGCATCTAACACACTTACATATATTCATTTAGCGCGAGGTGATGAAGTGAAAAAAGCCATATTGGTAGGTTGCGGAGCGGAGATCGGCGCAAATTTGCTGATTCAGAATGATCCGGCGAAGGATGGTTTTGCGATTCAAACCGTCGTCACGAATCCTCCTTCTTTAGATAAACATTATCCTGAACTGCGTCCGATAGATGGCATCGTGGCCCGTCTGGCGATGGCGCTTCCCGGCGTACAGTCCCGTGTCAACATTATCAATAGCGACACCCTGCAAATCGACGGGCGTGAGGTCCACTTTTTCTTTGGCGATCTTGCCAAAGGTCTTCCCCCGCAGACGGGGCGCTTCGACATTGGTTTTATCGCTACCAGCAAGCTGGATATGGACAAGAACAGCCCCGTCGCGCGCAACATGCAGGAGCTCGCTGACGTGGTGCTGGGCGTTGCAGAGGCAAATGCGCTGCCGAGTATCTATGGTTGTCTGGAGGACCTGACCCGCGATGATATTGGCACTATCCAGCGTCAGGTGGTCGATTCTGGCCTGTATTGCCTCGGATCCTGTCAGACGAATGGCATGCATGCCTCACTGCGCGTATTAACGGAAGCGCTGAGAACCCTCAACTGCAACGCCTCGCATATTGTGTCGGTTGAAACCGATATCGTGCATCCGGATACACCTAACGGCGTACTCGGTACCCGATCCTTTGAAGGGCGCCTGCAGGATGCGCGCGACAACCTCCGTCCGAGCTTCTCACAAATAGCCATGAGTCAGGACAAGGTGATGCCCTGGGCACCGTTAGTGAATACCGTTTCATTACGCGCCCCCGTGCACGCACCCGGCTATCAGATTAACCGTTTCATCGTAAAGGATGACGGCGCGTTAAACACCGGTGTCATCGAGGCGGCGATTGAGCGGGTGAGCGCGACGCATCCTCATGTTGTTAAAGCATCGCGGACGCCTTTAGGCAGCCGTGCGTATGCTTACGAGCGCAGATGCTCAACCATTCTCTCTGACCCGAACCACTTGCTCATTCTCCGGCCGGCCTATCTGGCGAGCCAGAGTTTGAGTGAGGTCATCATCCAGTCGTTTGTTAACAACACCGTTGGCTATAGCGCTGTTGTACGTGCTGTAGCACGTAGCATCGCGCTTGGCCTGCCAGTGGCAACTTTCCAGGGGATTGAAAAATGACAAGTTCACATACAGTAGATTTTTTAAGCTCAGGCTTTGTCGTGAAGACGGCCATGTCCGAAGTGTTCAATAGCAAACTGAAAGCCGAAGTCGATCAGATACGCGCATTGCACGATATTTATCCGGAACTGATGGTTCCGGTTCTGCACGACGGGCTGGCTGCCGGGCGGCAATTCTATATTCTCGAGAAAATGGACTCTCTTCCTCTGTCCAAAATCGTATTTGACGACCAGCGGTCGCTTGCTGAACGCAGGATGATCGTGAGAAACGCACTGGAAAACGTACAGAAAGCGATCAGCCTGGAATCAGAGACCCCGTCGGCGATGGTCAACGATATGCCAGCCCGGTTACTGGAAGAGTGGGAAGGCACGCGTTTCGCACACGAGCTGTTTGAAAAACCTGTTCTGCTTAACGGCGCATCATTGAGTATGACTGCCAGGGAAGTCTTTGAAAAAGCACTGGAACTGGCCAGAACCGAAGAATTCAGGTCAGTGGAAAAAGCCCATTTCAATTTTCATTTTGGCAATGTGCTCTATAACGAGGAACATGCTCAGACCCGTTTCATTGACCCTGATTTCTCAGTGCGGGGACTCGATCCGCTTTTCGGTTTTTCCCGGTTTGCCTTTTCGTTTTGGCATGAACTGGCGGCAGAGGTGAAAGACGCGGTCAAAATTGTACCGATGCCTGATGCACTGATGTTCGTGCTGGCGAAGTCTGACTACGGCAACATTCTCAGCGAGATCCCTGAATTAGGGGGTATTTCCGGCCTGCTGCCGCTGATGGGGGAAAGTATGCGCAACCGGTTCTATGTCCTCACGACCTATTGTTTCCTGAGAAGCATTCGTATTAACGGCAGTAAACAGCCCTGGAAAGTACCCCGGTCTCCGGTTTTCGCCAGCCCCGAAGAAGTGCTGATGCTTGGCCTGCTGGCCTACCTCGAAGGGCCGGATGCCGCGTCTGAAAGCCTGTGTGCGTAATTCCAATTCAATATAGGACGTTAAGGATATGTCGTTGGTCAGCAGCAGTACCTTAGAACAAGGATTTGAAGCCCCAAGGCGCTATCTGGCGGCCGCGGCCATTTTAATTGGCGTGATTATGGCGGCGCTGGACAGTTCCATTGTCAATATCTCGTTGCCCTCTATTGCGGGGGCTTTACA encodes the following:
- a CDS encoding alpha/beta fold hydrolase, with product MFIRPLKLTQHVDVQGSEKAPALVLLHSLGTDLHLWDLQMPRLTERYRVIRLDIRGHGLSAVDSLRFSMSDLADDVVAALDHLHINEFYVAGVSIGGTIAQWIGYKIPKRVQGMIIVDTALVNAAPPSLWRARAEDVFHHGVEHLEMGILSKWVTPKFIDTPDADGLKQMLRRTTVEAFAGCSYAIADTDLTDMDIPGVRAVVVRGSEDQLTPQDYAQRLAEKRNAQLHIIPGAAHLPNFEKPDALTDEIISFIEKKDSH
- a CDS encoding peptidylprolyl isomerase; protein product: MNRRLFIGGSLGLCAGAVMLPAALKGVRDQGNVIEMQLASGTVSIRLFPDLAPVHVERIKALVQARFYDGMPFNRVIKGFMAQTGDPVKETGLDYMRLPTLTAEFNSLPFERGTLGMARSRHPHSASHQFFITSARAGFLDHNYTAFGKVTHGMELIDQLRAGSSEIGTVLNPDVIKSMRLATIRSV
- a CDS encoding MBL fold metallo-hydrolase; its protein translation is MNTNFPARDLGDITVTAVSDGYLQVDFGMLSNVDEEECREIQRSAQVSELNAVHINTFLVRQKGKNILIDSGAGGVKGWGGRLVANLDLLGIHPDNIDAVLLTHAHPDHIGGLLNAEGEAVFANAELVISSDEFNYLENDENFAAVSDRVKGSFLLARSIFKKYQKNLRLIDKGEVFPGVFAIPLKGHTPGHTGYRVEGSRDSLLIWGDIVHFPHIQLLKPDVAIAFDYDPQMAAETRCRMLEMVSSDRVLVGGMHFGEQGFGYIEKRQSGYGIVDFH
- a CDS encoding acyltransferase family protein; protein product: MNPAINREISIDAIRAGVNEPDISQSIMTEKLPSQPKLPSLTGSRFWAALLVFLFHSSLPSDLAPFSDPAIQHIYTVIVGKAGWLGVSYFFILSGFIMVWSSRDNDTVGDFYLRRFAKIYPTHCLTWAMAFVIGAMSLYQYKLWSSNLLLLNTWVDDVHYFFVGNRPSWSLCIEAMFYLSFPFLFRIMKTIPKKFDLPGLALVTAASLLVQIYIYIWVEPNKMMGAFPISQQHFWISYIFPPSRIFEFLAGMFAARLLMNGRMLVLTKTASFALLAAAYIGSMYIPYQFSMSVVFIIPVCLLITSIAGDDLKNRNTLLNTKTSVWLGEISYSFYMVHFLVLFYFLNLTAGRKFSLPEGIALIAVALVLSVSCASFLYKYFEVPMMKLILEKCRMKALVVLRKSA
- a CDS encoding LysR family transcriptional regulator, which encodes MKLSELLAFVTVVETGNITQAAERLNRVQSSISHRIRSLEDNLDVTLLDRKTDGCTLTAQGQILYDYALKILNLADDCKNNIYHSKSSQLNIRIGIIECLPPYIVSSLIDLGHDLGWNIDISVGNTLSLLNAFDQNEFDAVIIGAGFSNTQHARSILLSSELVIITEKNYPTIQDISSLDGEVFLLSSKKCATTTRNYNVLFNEGHITPKRVVECGSYPVLFSSIAAGKGVSLVLRCSISSEVQNKIKIHELSGQFNDFKIELVYRTDSPYLDSTKFKGIMTSLFQDPRLHNIGY
- a CDS encoding bifunctional 2-methylcitrate dehydratase/aconitate hydratase — its product is MAQAGFDEVMVDLVDYAYEQTTFDNETLRLARFCLLDSIGCAIAASADHDCQRLMGSAQFSKSQEGVPVVGTGLRLGPIEAAFHLGSMIRWLEFNDTWLAQEWGHPSDNLGAILAAAAWHSLADGNQPPATMTAVLNTMIRAYEIHGVLCLSNCFNALGIDHVVLVKVASAIASAQLLGLSKDQALSALSNAIIDGHSLRTYRHAPNAGTRKSWAAGDATARGLQLALFAQTGEMGYPTALTVSRWGFDDAVLRGKPFNLSRNLSDFVIKNILFKVPNPAEYHAQTAVEAAINLRERILAAGFTPESIEYVRVETTRPAMQIIDKSGPLNNAADRDHCLQYMVAVGLQTGNLTIKDFHEPLASDPQLDALRLKITCTERPSFTESYYDPDKRAIPNALFLKCHGMTEELSETIEYPLGHVRRREECFGALLTKFHLNLSDSPLRDRSSILAETLISESKLDAMSVTDLLKMFAWD